In Blastopirellula sp. J2-11, a single genomic region encodes these proteins:
- a CDS encoding SlyX family protein, whose amino-acid sequence MEQRIERLEELVTYLEETLRVLNEVVVQQANQLDKVTKHCQQFSNELRDVREQMTEKRSPDEERPPHY is encoded by the coding sequence ATGGAACAACGTATTGAACGCTTGGAAGAGCTGGTGACCTATCTCGAAGAGACGCTCCGCGTCCTCAACGAAGTGGTTGTTCAGCAAGCGAACCAACTCGACAAAGTAACCAAACACTGCCAGCAGTTCTCCAACGAACTGCGCGATGTTCGGGAACAGATGACAGAGAAGCGCAGCCCTGACGAAGAACGCCCGCCGCACTATTAA
- a CDS encoding iron-containing alcohol dehydrogenase: MVNHWSFYSAGELTFGAAASQRVGLLAARRSWSRVLIVTDATLVRLGLIDKVRQPLIDAGVTVEIFDGSCAEPDLSVAVAAHAVAQKFGPHAICGLGGGSNIDLAKIVAILHAHGGAAADYFGWDQVPGPVTPIIALPTTAGTGSEVSQSAVLTDIENAMKVSTLSQYLRPTLAIVDPLLSATCPPQVTADSGIDALTHAVEAYTSTTFDMLEQDGDAPAPYSGSHPLVDALAEKAIALVGQHLVQAVRHGDDIEARTGMALAATLAGLAFSNAGVAVVHALEYPIGGAVHCSHGGGNGLLLPYVMQFNLETRTEKFARVAQLLGGEPTAAAAITQVEQLKQAIGIPARLREYGVTLEMLPGFAAKSITITRLMRTNPRRPSEQELLAILKSAL, encoded by the coding sequence ATGGTCAACCACTGGAGCTTTTACTCGGCCGGCGAGCTGACCTTTGGCGCCGCAGCTAGTCAACGCGTCGGCTTGTTGGCCGCGCGGCGCAGCTGGTCGCGCGTGCTGATCGTCACCGACGCGACGCTGGTGCGGTTAGGGCTGATCGACAAGGTTCGGCAGCCTTTGATCGACGCCGGCGTTACGGTCGAAATCTTTGACGGCAGCTGCGCCGAACCCGATCTTAGCGTCGCCGTCGCAGCTCATGCGGTGGCTCAAAAATTTGGCCCCCACGCGATCTGCGGTCTCGGCGGCGGCAGCAACATTGACCTGGCCAAGATCGTCGCCATCTTGCACGCCCACGGCGGCGCGGCGGCCGATTATTTTGGCTGGGATCAAGTGCCCGGCCCGGTGACGCCGATCATCGCGCTGCCAACCACGGCCGGGACCGGCAGTGAAGTTTCGCAATCGGCAGTGTTGACCGATATCGAAAACGCGATGAAGGTCAGCACGCTGAGCCAATATTTGCGGCCGACGTTGGCGATTGTCGATCCGCTCCTCTCGGCGACCTGCCCACCGCAAGTAACTGCCGACAGCGGCATTGATGCGTTGACGCACGCGGTCGAAGCCTACACGTCGACAACATTCGACATGTTGGAGCAAGACGGCGACGCGCCGGCGCCTTATAGCGGTTCGCATCCGCTAGTCGATGCGTTGGCCGAGAAAGCGATCGCGCTGGTAGGTCAACACCTGGTGCAAGCCGTACGGCACGGAGACGATATCGAGGCCCGCACCGGCATGGCCTTGGCGGCGACGTTGGCCGGGCTCGCATTTTCCAACGCGGGGGTCGCCGTGGTTCATGCGTTGGAGTATCCAATCGGCGGCGCTGTCCATTGCAGTCACGGCGGCGGAAACGGTCTGCTGTTGCCCTACGTGATGCAATTCAATTTGGAAACGCGAACCGAGAAATTTGCCCGCGTAGCGCAACTACTCGGCGGAGAACCAACCGCCGCCGCGGCGATCACCCAAGTCGAACAACTCAAACAGGCGATCGGCATACCGGCGCGTCTGCGCGAGTATGGCGTCACGCTGGAGATGCTCCCCGGCTTCGCCGCCAAGAGTATCACGATCACGCGCCTCATGCGTACCAATCCGCGTCGCCCGAGCGAGCAGGAACTGTTAGCGATCCTCAAATCGGCTCTTTAA
- a CDS encoding response regulator, whose translation MDRRVLLIEDNPLDQLLAATILRKNGYVVKIVDDGLDALEQVAGGEVFDIILVDYELPTLNGIEVTQELRTLGFRRSIVAVSAGSEAELINDWRDAGCCDFLAKPYLPRQLRELVNHTLMRRSARRPLAFTLKYTDLRT comes from the coding sequence TTGGACAGACGCGTTTTACTTATCGAAGATAACCCGCTCGATCAACTCCTCGCGGCGACGATCTTGCGCAAAAACGGCTACGTCGTCAAAATTGTCGATGATGGCCTGGATGCATTAGAGCAAGTCGCTGGCGGCGAAGTGTTTGACATCATCCTCGTCGATTACGAACTTCCAACGCTTAACGGCATTGAAGTCACCCAGGAATTGAGAACGCTCGGTTTCCGCCGCTCCATCGTCGCGGTTAGCGCTGGATCCGAAGCCGAACTGATCAACGACTGGCGAGACGCTGGATGTTGCGACTTTTTAGCAAAGCCATATTTACCAAGACAACTTCGTGAGCTTGTCAATCACACGCTGATGCGACGCTCGGCGAGACGGCCGTTGGCCTTCACCTTAAAATACACGGACCTGCGTACATAA
- a CDS encoding sensor histidine kinase → MEITDEFERLRRSDEILRTTILQIGEQSGLPYLQSLVNSLGAAFESKLAFVGQLSPQDRTKVLVLSHWERDEHLLPEDLIYDLTDTPCEQIACNCLAIYRDDVQQQFPKDAMLQDFGYVSYAGAPLTNSRGEVIGLLSLLNDKPFDDIEMITSMLKLFASGAGKELERKTAESDLQENERRLQLIVDLTNDVVWDWDIVNDTISYSDHIFETLGYTAEELGSQRKTIYSLMHPADLEEHQAWLNDYLASAEGGEFSLEVRLQARDGRYRWIQTSGMLIRNEKGEPTRMLGAFTDVSEAKEAEVERERLISELEYKNSELERFTYTVSHELRSPLVTLSGFVGVLEEDIELNDAEAVKQDCHEIMLAVRKMGTLLDNLLELSRVGRVLDPHEIVPLHDLVQESMSQLQARIKSAGVKIIINDTLPTISGDRVRWQQVFQNLLENAVKYRNSQNPSIEIGVITGKDRPPTIYIKDNGIGIDPKFHQRVFGLFEKLDPRTEGTGVGLALVQRIIQLQGGRIWLDSPGQGQGCTFYIELPAVEPQPTEAS, encoded by the coding sequence ATGGAAATTACTGACGAATTTGAACGACTGCGCCGATCCGACGAGATTTTGCGCACGACCATTCTGCAAATCGGTGAGCAGTCGGGGCTCCCTTATTTGCAGTCGCTCGTTAACTCATTGGGAGCGGCGTTCGAAAGTAAGCTGGCCTTTGTCGGACAATTGTCGCCGCAGGATCGAACAAAAGTGCTGGTCTTGTCCCATTGGGAACGAGACGAACATCTTCTGCCCGAGGATCTGATCTACGATCTGACTGATACGCCTTGCGAACAGATTGCATGCAACTGCCTGGCGATTTATCGAGACGATGTCCAACAGCAGTTTCCCAAGGACGCAATGCTGCAAGATTTTGGCTATGTCAGCTACGCAGGTGCGCCGCTAACCAATTCGCGCGGCGAAGTTATCGGATTGCTGTCGTTGTTGAATGATAAGCCGTTTGACGACATCGAGATGATCACGTCGATGTTAAAGCTATTCGCCTCAGGCGCCGGCAAAGAACTGGAGCGAAAAACGGCGGAATCCGATTTGCAAGAGAACGAGCGTCGTTTGCAATTGATTGTTGATCTGACCAATGACGTGGTCTGGGATTGGGATATTGTAAACGACACAATCAGCTACTCCGATCACATTTTTGAGACGCTAGGATACACAGCCGAAGAATTGGGATCGCAGCGGAAGACGATTTACTCGTTAATGCATCCCGCCGATCTGGAGGAACACCAAGCTTGGCTTAACGATTATCTCGCGAGCGCCGAGGGAGGGGAATTCTCCTTAGAAGTGCGGCTTCAAGCCCGTGACGGCCGCTATCGATGGATTCAGACTTCCGGCATGCTAATACGCAACGAAAAAGGGGAACCGACCCGAATGCTCGGCGCGTTTACGGATGTCTCTGAAGCGAAAGAAGCCGAGGTGGAACGCGAGCGACTAATTTCGGAGTTGGAATACAAAAACTCAGAGCTGGAGCGGTTCACCTATACCGTTTCGCACGAACTGCGCAGTCCGCTCGTGACGCTCAGCGGTTTTGTCGGCGTGCTGGAAGAGGATATCGAACTCAACGATGCGGAAGCAGTCAAGCAAGATTGTCATGAGATCATGCTGGCGGTTCGCAAAATGGGAACGCTGCTCGACAACCTGTTGGAATTGTCGCGCGTCGGTCGCGTTTTGGATCCCCATGAAATTGTTCCGCTGCACGACTTGGTGCAAGAGTCGATGTCTCAGTTGCAAGCGCGTATCAAGAGCGCCGGCGTCAAGATCATTATCAACGACACGCTGCCGACGATCAGCGGTGATCGGGTCCGCTGGCAGCAAGTGTTTCAAAACCTGCTAGAGAATGCGGTCAAATATCGGAACTCGCAAAACCCTTCGATTGAAATCGGCGTGATCACCGGCAAAGACCGCCCGCCGACGATTTATATTAAAGACAATGGAATCGGCATCGATCCGAAGTTTCATCAGCGCGTTTTTGGATTGTTTGAAAAGCTCGACCCGCGCACCGAAGGGACCGGAGTCGGACTGGCGCTGGTGCAGCGGATTATTCAATTGCAGGGAGGACGTATCTGGCTGGATTCGCCGGGGCAAGGGCAGGGATGCACCTTCTACATCGAACTGCCCGCGGTCGAACCGCAACCGACGGAAGCAAGCTAG
- a CDS encoding cysteine hydrolase family protein, whose amino-acid sequence MAKYALIVIDIQNDYFPGGRWTLSGMDQAADNAARLLNAARESGDLVVHIRHEFPTADAPFFAPNSVGAQIHPKVQSLEGEPVVLKHDINAYRETELKSILDNACIEKVVICGAMSHMCVDAATRASYDFGYHCTVVHDACASRDLKFNGVHVPAAQAHAAFMAALQFGYATSVSTEEFLAS is encoded by the coding sequence ATGGCGAAGTATGCGCTGATCGTGATCGATATTCAAAACGACTATTTTCCGGGTGGTCGCTGGACTTTGAGCGGGATGGATCAAGCTGCCGACAATGCGGCGCGACTTTTGAACGCTGCCCGGGAGTCGGGAGATCTGGTAGTGCATATCCGGCACGAGTTTCCGACCGCTGATGCGCCGTTCTTTGCTCCTAATTCCGTTGGCGCACAGATCCATCCCAAGGTGCAGAGCTTGGAAGGCGAGCCGGTTGTGTTGAAGCATGACATCAATGCCTACCGCGAAACCGAGCTGAAATCGATTTTGGACAACGCCTGCATTGAGAAGGTGGTGATTTGCGGTGCGATGAGCCATATGTGCGTGGATGCAGCGACGAGGGCTTCCTACGATTTTGGCTACCATTGCACGGTGGTGCATGACGCTTGCGCGTCACGTGATCTCAAATTCAACGGAGTTCATGTCCCCGCCGCTCAGGCCCATGCCGCATTCATGGCGGCACTGCAATTTGGCTATGCGACTTCGGTCTCTACCGAAGAGTTTTTGGCCAGTTAA
- a CDS encoding HdeD family acid-resistance protein, giving the protein MSNETNLPSEIRHELHDLRKEWCWFLFLGIGLIVLGLVALGSSFITSLAVIVFFGLLMVVGGAAQIASAFWAGRWSGMVLHLLMGIFYAVVGMLMIDAPIEALQAVTLLIAAFLLVGGLFRIVAALTIRFPAWGWQMLSGAISVLLGLMINKGWPDNSLFIIGMFLGIELIFAGWYWVMLSIGIRSLPESPAA; this is encoded by the coding sequence ATGTCAAACGAAACCAATTTGCCGTCGGAGATCCGCCATGAACTGCACGACTTACGAAAAGAATGGTGCTGGTTCCTCTTTCTCGGCATCGGCCTGATCGTGCTTGGCCTCGTAGCCTTGGGTTCTTCATTCATTACTTCATTGGCGGTCATCGTCTTTTTCGGTTTGCTGATGGTGGTTGGCGGTGCTGCTCAAATCGCCAGCGCATTTTGGGCGGGTCGCTGGAGCGGCATGGTGCTGCATCTTCTAATGGGCATTTTTTACGCGGTTGTCGGGATGTTGATGATTGACGCTCCGATCGAAGCGCTGCAAGCGGTCACGCTGCTGATCGCCGCCTTCTTGCTGGTTGGCGGGCTCTTCCGCATCGTCGCGGCGTTGACGATTCGCTTCCCGGCTTGGGGCTGGCAGATGCTTTCCGGCGCGATCAGCGTGTTGTTGGGCTTGATGATCAACAAAGGCTGGCCTGATAACTCGCTCTTCATCATCGGCATGTTTCTTGGAATTGAATTGATTTTCGCCGGTTGGTACTGGGTGATGCTGTCGATCGGCATTCGCAGTTTGCCCGAGTCGCCAGCCGCGTAG
- the tkt gene encoding transketolase, whose amino-acid sequence MSVSTTSIEQLTINAIRTLSMDAVQAANSGHPGTPMALAPVAYTLWSNHLNYDPNYPRWAGRDRFVLSCGHASMLIYSLLHLAGVKSKNGGDELSVKIDDIKRFRQLHSPCAGHPESYEVTGIETTTGPLGQGVANSVGMAMAAEYERTRYNRPGHDVFGYDVYAMCSDGDLMEGVACEAASIAGHLKLSNLCWIYDDNHITIEGDTELAFSEDVATRFEGLGWHVVKVADANNLGLLNAAYDSFKATEDKPTLIIVRSIIAWGAPTMANTHGAHGAPLGEAEIAATKEVYGWGYDKFVVPSETTDHFAETMGARGATARTDWEAKFAAYEKAFPAEANEWKQIMSGDLPTEWDAELPEFDANPKGVASRASGGQVLNAIAKSVPSLLGGSADLEPSTKTGLKFPGAGSFLADDHSGRNMHFGIREHAMAAIANGLCLSGYRPFISTFFVFSDYLRPSMRLSAIMGLPVLYIFTHDSIGVGEDGPTHQPVEHLTAIRAIPNIAVFRPGDANEVSQAYKAVMELTDRPSVIVLTRQNLPTLDREKYACASGTTRGGYVLADCGGTPEVILLATGSELSLAVEAFETLKADGVKARLVSMPCAELFEKQDAAYQESVLPSSVVARVAVEAGVRQSWDRYLGFRGRFVGMKGFGASAPAEELFPYFGITVENVVKEAKASIAG is encoded by the coding sequence ATGTCCGTTTCCACAACCAGCATCGAACAGCTAACGATCAACGCCATCCGTACTTTGTCGATGGACGCCGTTCAGGCGGCTAATAGCGGTCACCCCGGCACGCCGATGGCGCTTGCTCCGGTCGCCTACACGTTGTGGTCAAACCATTTAAACTACGACCCCAACTATCCCCGTTGGGCGGGACGCGATCGCTTCGTCTTATCGTGCGGTCACGCGTCGATGCTAATCTACTCGCTGCTGCATCTGGCCGGCGTGAAGAGCAAAAATGGCGGCGACGAATTGTCGGTCAAAATCGACGACATCAAGCGGTTTCGTCAATTGCATAGCCCATGCGCCGGTCACCCGGAAAGCTATGAAGTCACCGGGATCGAAACGACGACCGGTCCCCTTGGCCAAGGCGTAGCGAACAGCGTCGGCATGGCGATGGCCGCCGAGTACGAGCGTACCCGCTACAACCGTCCCGGCCATGACGTGTTCGGCTATGACGTTTACGCGATGTGTAGCGACGGCGACTTGATGGAAGGGGTCGCTTGCGAAGCGGCGTCGATCGCTGGTCACTTGAAGTTGTCGAACCTTTGCTGGATCTACGACGACAACCATATCACGATCGAGGGTGACACCGAACTCGCGTTTAGCGAAGATGTCGCGACTCGCTTTGAGGGACTCGGTTGGCACGTTGTCAAGGTTGCCGACGCGAATAACCTGGGCTTGTTGAACGCCGCTTACGATTCTTTCAAAGCGACCGAAGACAAACCGACCTTGATCATCGTGCGCAGCATCATCGCCTGGGGTGCGCCGACGATGGCCAACACGCATGGCGCTCACGGCGCTCCATTGGGGGAAGCGGAAATTGCTGCGACCAAAGAAGTCTACGGCTGGGGCTACGACAAGTTTGTTGTGCCAAGCGAGACGACCGATCACTTTGCCGAAACGATGGGCGCTCGCGGAGCGACGGCTCGCACCGATTGGGAAGCGAAATTCGCGGCTTATGAAAAAGCGTTCCCAGCCGAAGCGAATGAGTGGAAGCAGATCATGTCAGGCGATTTGCCGACCGAGTGGGACGCTGAACTGCCGGAGTTTGACGCCAATCCGAAGGGAGTCGCGTCGCGCGCTTCCGGCGGACAGGTGCTCAACGCGATCGCCAAGAGCGTACCAAGCTTGCTGGGCGGTTCGGCCGACTTGGAGCCTTCGACCAAAACCGGTTTGAAGTTCCCCGGCGCCGGCAGTTTTTTGGCCGACGACCACAGCGGCCGTAACATGCACTTCGGCATTCGCGAACATGCGATGGCCGCGATCGCCAACGGCTTGTGCTTGTCGGGGTATCGTCCCTTCATCTCCACGTTCTTTGTCTTTAGCGACTATTTACGTCCGTCAATGCGATTGTCGGCGATCATGGGATTGCCGGTGCTCTACATCTTCACGCACGATTCGATCGGCGTCGGCGAAGATGGACCGACCCACCAGCCGGTGGAGCACCTGACGGCGATTCGCGCGATTCCAAACATTGCGGTCTTCCGTCCGGGCGACGCCAACGAAGTGTCGCAGGCCTACAAAGCGGTGATGGAACTGACTGATCGTCCGTCGGTGATCGTCCTCACTCGTCAAAACCTGCCGACGTTGGATCGTGAAAAATATGCTTGCGCCAGCGGAACCACCCGCGGCGGATATGTGTTGGCCGATTGCGGCGGGACGCCGGAAGTGATTTTGCTGGCGACCGGCAGCGAACTGTCGCTGGCGGTGGAAGCGTTCGAAACGTTGAAGGCCGATGGGGTAAAAGCTCGCTTGGTCAGCATGCCGTGCGCCGAGTTGTTCGAGAAACAAGACGCCGCCTACCAAGAAAGCGTGCTTCCCAGCAGCGTGGTCGCTCGCGTGGCGGTCGAAGCAGGCGTTCGCCAGTCGTGGGATCGATATCTCGGTTTCCGCGGCCGCTTTGTCGGCATGAAAGGGTTTGGGGCCAGCGCTCCGGCAGAAGAGCTCTTCCCGTACTTTGGCATTACGGTCGAAAACGTCGTGAAAGAAGCGAAGGCTTCGATCGCCGGCTAG
- a CDS encoding DNA-3-methyladenine glycosylase I translates to MPKRCKWADSNDLLGAYHDEEWGVPEYDSRALWEKLMLDGFQAGLSWLTILRKRDAFREAFAGFDPALVARFGKRDINRLLGNAEIVRSRAKIESTIQGARIYLAMQESGEDFSTFVWKLAGGKPIRNTTGIVPTKTPLSESISKEFKQRGFKFVGPVIVYAWMQATGIVNDHAADCFRRKAIK, encoded by the coding sequence ATGCCAAAACGATGCAAATGGGCTGACAGCAATGATTTGCTAGGCGCCTATCACGATGAAGAGTGGGGAGTTCCCGAGTATGACAGCCGAGCGCTGTGGGAAAAATTGATGCTGGACGGGTTCCAGGCCGGCTTGTCCTGGTTGACCATTTTGCGCAAACGAGACGCTTTTCGCGAAGCGTTCGCCGGGTTTGATCCCGCGTTGGTTGCGCGGTTTGGCAAACGAGACATCAATCGCCTGCTGGGCAACGCCGAAATCGTCCGCTCTCGCGCCAAAATTGAATCGACGATTCAGGGGGCTCGTATTTATCTGGCGATGCAGGAGTCGGGCGAAGATTTCTCGACGTTCGTCTGGAAACTGGCCGGAGGAAAACCGATCCGTAACACCACCGGAATTGTGCCGACGAAGACGCCGCTCTCCGAATCGATCTCGAAAGAGTTCAAACAGCGCGGCTTTAAATTTGTCGGACCGGTGATCGTCTATGCCTGGATGCAGGCGACCGGGATCGTCAACGACCATGCGGCCGATTGTTTTCGGCGGAAGGCGATTAAGTAA
- a CDS encoding dockerin type I domain-containing protein produces the protein MWRPQGGNPLRVRRIHVRRGASIESLEVRAMLAADAFLDPNFAPADDIDTPRSPAANFGPRQFELEGEQVDPAPVLLHFSVVTDPTEFSDADHGSVEQLPESMLRTHEWDRYFVEVWVESGESVDDMSVDLNYQTEIATPRNVTFGPAFAGGQFSVDDELGELRNLTAHAQPPTAGAGPAEGLVLFARIEFGADLNRDNVELDFETGTVGPHSLELDMVRSTAMTSEGNALEVHSAETPEFGLVPVIYDLNDDQSINLIDLSMMIRTLGHTASEPNGEATWYADVNKDYVVSLIDMSYMIRNLGKNWGSEEIQFPANYPEAWITETTVGGEEGPGGGTDPGDEGDPGDGGQNDPPLRFVPIDVGGNRLAPDPAMLLALQALLQVEFIFPVGFDFTLLQGNVSYSDGDNDGDKETLLQIEVDDQLFETEIEIEIMTELIDSDELWSDWSGAVSSYFGEVVAGLKDLFLNDEE, from the coding sequence ATGTGGCGACCTCAAGGCGGAAATCCTCTGCGTGTCCGACGTATTCATGTACGTCGAGGCGCATCAATCGAGTCGCTCGAAGTTCGAGCGATGCTCGCCGCCGACGCGTTCTTAGACCCCAACTTTGCGCCGGCTGACGATATCGACACGCCGCGGTCACCGGCGGCCAATTTCGGACCACGTCAGTTCGAGTTGGAAGGAGAGCAGGTCGATCCGGCTCCCGTTCTCTTGCACTTTAGCGTCGTTACGGACCCCACCGAGTTTTCCGATGCCGATCACGGCAGCGTTGAGCAATTGCCAGAGAGCATGCTCCGCACCCACGAGTGGGATCGTTATTTTGTCGAAGTTTGGGTGGAATCGGGCGAATCGGTCGACGATATGTCGGTCGACCTAAATTATCAAACCGAGATTGCGACTCCGCGTAATGTGACCTTTGGACCAGCGTTCGCCGGCGGCCAGTTTTCGGTCGACGACGAACTTGGTGAGCTGCGCAATCTTACGGCGCACGCCCAGCCGCCGACCGCAGGTGCTGGGCCCGCTGAGGGATTGGTATTGTTTGCTCGCATTGAATTTGGCGCGGACTTGAACCGAGACAACGTCGAGCTCGACTTCGAAACGGGAACAGTTGGTCCTCATTCGCTGGAACTTGATATGGTTCGCAGCACGGCGATGACGTCGGAGGGGAACGCGCTGGAGGTGCATTCCGCCGAAACGCCCGAGTTTGGGCTTGTTCCGGTGATCTACGATCTGAATGACGATCAATCGATCAATCTGATTGATTTGTCGATGATGATTCGCACGCTCGGCCATACGGCAAGCGAACCAAACGGTGAGGCGACCTGGTACGCCGACGTCAACAAAGATTACGTCGTGTCGCTCATCGACATGTCTTACATGATTCGGAACTTGGGCAAGAACTGGGGTTCGGAAGAGATCCAGTTTCCGGCGAACTATCCCGAGGCCTGGATCACGGAAACCACGGTTGGCGGCGAGGAAGGGCCTGGCGGCGGAACGGATCCCGGCGATGAGGGAGACCCCGGCGATGGTGGTCAGAATGACCCGCCGCTGCGTTTTGTTCCCATTGATGTTGGCGGCAACCGGTTGGCGCCAGATCCAGCGATGTTGTTGGCCCTGCAGGCGCTGTTGCAGGTCGAGTTCATTTTTCCGGTCGGGTTCGACTTTACCCTGCTACAAGGGAATGTCTCCTATTCCGATGGAGACAACGACGGCGACAAAGAGACGCTACTGCAGATTGAAGTCGACGATCAGTTGTTTGAGACGGAAATCGAAATCGAAATCATGACTGAATTGATCGACAGTGATGAGCTGTGGAGCGATTGGTCAGGCGCCGTCAGCAGTTATTTTGGGGAAGTTGTCGCCGGTTTGAAGGATCTCTTCCTGAACGACGAAGAGTAA